From Jeotgalibaca dankookensis, one genomic window encodes:
- a CDS encoding ATP-binding cassette domain-containing protein yields MLELKNITKSYRTKDFVQNALNNVSITFRDNEFVSILGASGSGKTTMLNIVGGLDQYDSGDLIIEGTSTRKYKSADWDTYRNSRVGFIFQSYNLIPHQTALANVELALTLSGVSAKERKDRAIEALKDVGLADHINKLPTQLSGGQMQRVAIARALINNPEIVLADEPTGALDSVTSDQVMDLLQEIAKDRLVVMVTHNPELAHKYTNRIIELKDGEVLGDTNPYVLADAALLENKKPLKKTRMSFFTAISLSISNLLTKKGRTFITSVAGSIGIIGIASILALASGINRYIENVEQETMSAFPLTIDSSGIDITSFLGGEGNVSEVAENEESQELQEGEVPVLNTITSLFSFQNKNDLNSFKNHVETNRSQIDPYVKNIQYKYGITPQIYLQGEAAGVRQVNPDTIFSQYGFGNTGGLDLIAGAGDIGMRNFSELPGDVSLFQDQYDVVAGKWPTEKNEIVVVLMNSGSLTDTTMYTLGLKDRQGLESMFENFTNEEQLEVEEVKDETIDFEEILATEFKLINPAEKYTYDDSYNIWVDKSDDTTYMDQVIESGLDLNVVGIVKADPDTNNPILSSGLYYPSELTEYLIKEAAGYEIVQEQVANKDVNVFTGQPFDSEAELAPEELFNLEDFITVDEAAIQNAFNFDMSALNIDFSDFQINVDPTSLPDLDLDVLAESISAQINVPTESVQSILVTVLQDFVATQNEQNVTELEDWVANFDVYINSEEVQEQLLQAFEQINNNTQIAQQLTEIIQNYFNTYIGQAFNQLIGSVQADLANQIDAKLFDLGANIQNAVSVDPDILSQAFQFNIDEDELFTLIRSLGEREQISPSSNLTTLGYRDLDDPTEINLYPKDFTTKESVVTFIDNYNTQMQNSDQEEKVVKYTDFIAAILSSVTTIINTISYALVAFVGISLVVSSIMIGVITYVSVLERIKEIGILRAIGASKKDIRRVFNAETLIIGFVAGTFGILVTYGISLIANVIVYDKFGIPNIAHLEPGAVVILILISMFLAFISGLIPSSTAANKDPVEALRSE; encoded by the coding sequence ATGTTAGAGCTTAAAAATATTACAAAATCATATCGAACCAAAGATTTTGTACAAAACGCATTAAATAATGTCTCGATTACATTTCGAGATAATGAGTTTGTTTCTATTTTAGGGGCATCTGGATCAGGAAAAACAACCATGCTGAATATCGTTGGTGGACTTGATCAATATGATTCTGGTGACTTAATCATAGAAGGAACCTCTACTCGAAAGTATAAATCTGCCGACTGGGATACTTATCGCAATAGTCGAGTTGGATTTATTTTCCAAAGTTACAACCTAATCCCTCATCAAACCGCTTTAGCAAATGTGGAGCTCGCTTTGACTCTTAGTGGTGTTTCAGCAAAAGAACGGAAAGATCGAGCTATTGAGGCACTAAAAGATGTCGGTTTAGCAGACCATATCAACAAATTACCAACGCAACTGTCAGGTGGACAGATGCAGCGAGTCGCGATTGCGCGTGCGCTAATCAATAATCCAGAGATTGTTTTAGCCGACGAACCTACTGGTGCTTTAGACAGTGTGACTTCAGACCAAGTGATGGACCTGCTTCAAGAAATTGCCAAGGACCGGCTTGTGGTAATGGTCACTCATAACCCAGAACTCGCTCACAAATATACCAATCGAATTATTGAACTGAAAGATGGCGAAGTGCTTGGCGATACCAACCCCTATGTCCTTGCTGACGCAGCACTATTGGAAAATAAAAAGCCATTGAAAAAAACACGGATGTCCTTTTTTACGGCTATCTCTTTATCCATTAGTAATCTATTGACAAAAAAAGGGCGGACTTTTATTACCTCAGTAGCCGGATCCATCGGAATTATCGGGATTGCTTCGATATTGGCTCTAGCAAGTGGGATTAACCGTTATATCGAAAACGTTGAACAAGAAACAATGAGTGCTTTTCCACTGACCATTGATTCCTCAGGTATTGATATCACCAGTTTTTTAGGTGGAGAAGGCAATGTGTCTGAAGTAGCCGAAAACGAAGAGTCGCAAGAACTTCAAGAGGGTGAAGTACCCGTTTTGAACACCATTACCTCGCTGTTTTCTTTTCAAAATAAAAATGATCTAAATAGTTTTAAAAATCATGTCGAAACAAACCGCAGCCAAATTGATCCTTATGTAAAAAATATCCAATATAAATACGGCATTACCCCACAAATTTATTTACAAGGTGAAGCAGCTGGCGTGAGACAAGTAAACCCAGATACCATTTTTTCCCAGTATGGATTTGGCAATACCGGTGGTTTGGATTTAATCGCTGGTGCGGGTGATATTGGTATGCGTAATTTTAGCGAACTTCCTGGGGATGTCTCACTCTTTCAAGACCAGTATGATGTTGTAGCAGGTAAGTGGCCAACGGAAAAGAATGAAATCGTTGTTGTCTTAATGAATAGTGGCTCACTGACTGATACCACCATGTATACGCTTGGTTTAAAGGACCGTCAAGGATTGGAAAGCATGTTCGAAAACTTTACCAATGAAGAACAACTTGAAGTAGAAGAGGTCAAAGATGAAACCATTGATTTTGAAGAGATACTAGCAACGGAATTTAAATTAATTAATCCAGCTGAAAAATACACCTATGATGATTCTTATAATATTTGGGTGGATAAATCAGATGATACAACGTACATGGACCAAGTAATTGAGTCAGGACTAGATTTGAACGTTGTGGGTATTGTCAAAGCCGATCCAGATACTAATAATCCCATCCTTTCATCCGGACTGTATTATCCGTCTGAACTGACTGAATACTTAATCAAAGAAGCTGCTGGTTATGAAATTGTTCAAGAACAAGTTGCTAACAAAGATGTTAATGTTTTTACAGGTCAACCATTTGATAGTGAGGCGGAACTAGCTCCAGAAGAGCTCTTCAACCTTGAAGATTTCATTACGGTTGACGAAGCGGCAATTCAAAATGCGTTTAATTTTGACATGTCAGCATTGAATATCGATTTTTCAGATTTCCAAATCAATGTCGATCCAACGAGCTTACCTGATTTAGACTTAGATGTTTTAGCTGAAAGTATTTCAGCACAAATAAATGTTCCAACCGAGTCCGTTCAAAGTATCCTCGTTACTGTTTTACAAGACTTTGTTGCCACCCAAAACGAACAAAATGTCACGGAATTAGAAGACTGGGTAGCGAATTTTGATGTTTATATTAATAGTGAGGAAGTACAAGAGCAATTACTGCAAGCTTTTGAACAAATTAATAATAATACTCAAATCGCACAGCAATTAACGGAGATTATTCAAAACTACTTTAATACTTATATCGGACAGGCTTTCAATCAACTGATAGGCAGTGTCCAAGCGGACTTAGCCAATCAAATTGATGCAAAATTGTTTGATTTAGGTGCCAACATTCAAAATGCGGTCAGTGTGGATCCCGATATCTTGTCTCAAGCTTTCCAATTCAATATTGATGAAGACGAGTTATTTACACTCATCCGCAGTTTAGGAGAACGGGAGCAAATCAGTCCAAGTTCAAACCTAACAACACTTGGCTACCGTGACTTGGATGATCCAACCGAAATAAATCTTTATCCAAAAGATTTTACAACTAAAGAGAGTGTCGTTACCTTTATTGACAACTACAATACCCAAATGCAAAATAGTGACCAAGAAGAGAAAGTTGTTAAATATACCGACTTTATCGCGGCGATTTTATCTTCGGTTACAACAATCATTAATACCATTTCTTATGCTTTGGTAGCCTTTGTTGGTATTTCACTGGTAGTTTCATCCATTATGATTGGCGTGATAACCTATGTCTCAGTATTGGAAAGAATCAAAGAAATTGGAATTTTGCGTGCGATTGGTGCTAGTAAGAAAGACATCCGTAGAGTATTCAACGCGGAGACTTTAATCATCGGTTTTGTAGCAGGAACGTTTGGAATTTTAGTTACTTATGGAATCAGTTTGATTGCCAATGTTATTGTCTATGATAAGTTTGGTATTCCAAATATTGCGCATTTAGAACCCGGTGCCGTCGTAATTCTAATCTTAATTAGTATGTTCTTAGCCTTTATATCAGGATTAATTCCATCTTCAACCGCTGCTAATAAAGATCCGGTCGAAGCATTAAGAAGCGAATAA
- a CDS encoding ABC transporter ATP-binding protein: MELVVSGLNKSFNDNHVLKDIDLTIKSGQIFGYLGRNGAGKSTSFRILMDVFKADSGTITLDGKPFKPSDYKIGYLPEERGMYSKFKVSDQLLYFAQLKGATKEDATKSMHAWCKEFGIEKYLNQKLETLSKGNQQKVQIAQAFINEPDILILDEPFSGLDPVNSKIFQDAITNYKRDDRIIIFSSHQMSYVESFCDDIALIDNGRIVLEGNLDEIKKEMGKGKLRLRFEEPIDLKFLEDYTYTIEKDDVILSLKADETKETFIQTLLNKGIKFSMFMNYLPSLQEIFIERVGNQHETI; the protein is encoded by the coding sequence ATGGAATTAGTGGTCAGTGGATTAAATAAATCCTTTAATGATAATCATGTATTAAAGGATATCGATTTAACGATTAAATCGGGACAGATCTTTGGTTACTTAGGAAGAAACGGTGCGGGTAAGAGTACTTCTTTTCGCATTTTAATGGATGTTTTTAAAGCAGACAGCGGAACCATTACGCTTGATGGAAAACCGTTTAAACCAAGTGACTATAAGATTGGTTACCTTCCAGAAGAAAGAGGCATGTATTCAAAATTTAAAGTCAGTGATCAACTCCTCTACTTTGCCCAATTAAAAGGAGCGACCAAAGAAGACGCTACTAAATCTATGCATGCTTGGTGCAAGGAATTTGGAATCGAGAAATATTTAAATCAGAAGCTAGAAACCTTGTCAAAGGGGAACCAACAAAAAGTACAAATCGCTCAAGCCTTTATTAATGAACCAGATATTCTTATTCTTGATGAACCTTTTTCAGGATTAGATCCAGTCAATTCTAAAATTTTCCAAGATGCTATTACCAACTATAAACGTGACGATCGCATTATTATATTTTCCTCACACCAAATGAGCTATGTTGAATCCTTTTGTGATGATATCGCACTCATTGACAATGGCCGTATTGTTTTAGAAGGAAACCTTGATGAAATTAAAAAAGAAATGGGCAAAGGAAAGCTCCGATTGCGTTTTGAAGAACCAATCGATTTAAAATTTCTTGAAGATTACACTTACACAATCGAAAAAGATGATGTTATTTTAAGTTTAAAGGCTGATGAAACGAAAGAAACCTTTATTCAGACTTTGCTTAATAAAGGTATCAAGTTTTCCATGTTTATGAATTATTTACCTAGTCTTCAAGAAATATTTATTGAGAGAGTGGGGAATCAACATGAAACAATTTAA